Proteins encoded together in one Solanum lycopersicum chromosome 7, SLM_r2.1 window:
- the LOC101249102 gene encoding uncharacterized protein encodes MGVKQVLRAMDAFPRAEEHLLQKTKSGAFVFIVGLVIMSTLFLHELSYYLNTITVHQMAVDLRRGETLPIHINMTFPSLPCDVLSVDAIDMSGKHEVDLDTNIWKLRLNSDGHITGTEYLSDLVEKEHKHDDHKDHHDDSDDKTHRQGFDQEAENLIKKVKQALAHGEGCRVYGVLDVQRVAGNFHISVHGLNIFVAQMIFGGTTHVNVSHIIHDLSFGPKYPGGHNPLDGTERILRGASGTFKYYIKIVPTEYRYLSKEVLPTNQFSVSEYFSPINEFDRTWPAVYFLYDLSPITVTIREERRNFLHFITRLCAVLGGTFALTGMLDKWMFRFLEAVMKKNSRTLVR; translated from the exons ATGGGTGTGAAGCAAGTTCTAAGAGCCATGGATGCTTTTCCACGCGCGGAAGAGCATTTGTTACAAAAGACTAAATCTGGCGCCTTTG TGTTCATTGTGGGGCTGGTTATCATGTCAACATTATTTCTGCATGAACTGAGTTACTATCTTAATACAATTACAGTTCACCAG ATGGCTGTTGACTTGAGACGTGGAGAGACTCTTCCCATACACATCAATATGACATTCCCCTCTTTACCTTGTGATG TTCTAAGTGTGGATGCTATTGATATGTCGGGGAAGCATGAAGTAGACCTTGATACAAACATATGGAAG CTTCGCTTGAACAGTGATGGCCACATTACTGGAACTGAGTATCTGTCAGACCTTGTGGAGAAGGAACATAAACATG ATGATCATAAAGACCATCACGATGATTCGGATGATAAAACCCATAGGCAAGGATTCGATCAAGAGGctgaaaatttgattaaaaaggtCAAGCAAGCATTGGCTCATGGGGAGGGATGCAGA GTCTATGGTGTTTTGGATGTCCAACGTGTTGCTGGAAATTTCCATATATCTGTTCATGGGTTAAACATTTTTGTTGCTCAAATG ATTTTTGGAGGTACTACTCATGTCAATGTGAGCCATATCATCCATGACTTATCATTTGGGCCCAAATATCCTGGTGGTCACAACCCACTTGATGGAACAGAACGAATTCTGCGTGGAGCAAGTGGaacattcaaatattatattaag ATTGTTCCCACTGAATATAGGTATCTGTCAAAAGAAGTTTTGCCAACTAATCAATTCTCTGTATCGGAATACTTTTCTCCCATCAATGAGTTTGATCGGACATGGCCAG CTGtatatttcttatatgatttGTCACCAATTACTGTGACCATCAGAGAAGAACGTCGCAATTTTCTGCACTTTATCACTCGGCTATGTGCAGTACTTGGTGGTACTTTTGCCTTGACAG